Proteins encoded in a region of the Fibrobacter sp. UWB15 genome:
- a CDS encoding sulfatase-like hydrolase/transferase, producing MLSVLPSMRKIYFFIIPVCASFLTGVASFLFVTPQGHGFFSVDVLFLLLFFLLPRGKFLWKMPFVIIVWIYAIASNSIDAYATAGIVFILVVLSAAIPRNRQFLLPAFIVLALFSSIADWANFFYATFVLTLSDVWGLAKFFWWGPCLFLLIPLLQILLEVFFARKILWGERLEISHLTAYVIATLVIGLNFSISALQLKQPILDFSVKKWMWQLCTPGIIGHNLYLQEDIKAAFPVWEKEKAVITDFSKPTVVVLIESFGVNKSMAYTDSLLALYKNSKVSFIGLFPRDAAHTQGAEWEDFGAPQGSLNEKIVPQQFKANGLETWFLHGYDGDFYERDENYDKFGFDHLLFKKDFEERNFSSCQYGFKGICDSSVAVFIDSLLADSLPKFIYWTTLDAHPPYEFAKIREKSIACESLALSDIDCTYFTLQQNTARYLVRLAQKYPNYRFVIRGDHRPMGSLEQSDFVQSFYFRWVPLVILN from the coding sequence ATGCTGAGTGTTCTTCCGTCAATGAGAAAAATTTATTTCTTTATTATCCCTGTTTGTGCGTCTTTTCTTACTGGCGTAGCTTCTTTCTTGTTTGTTACGCCGCAAGGGCATGGATTCTTTTCCGTTGATGTGCTCTTTTTGCTGCTGTTCTTTTTATTGCCACGGGGAAAGTTTTTATGGAAAATGCCGTTTGTCATCATCGTATGGATTTACGCCATTGCGTCGAACTCTATTGACGCTTATGCTACAGCAGGAATTGTCTTCATCCTAGTTGTTTTGTCGGCTGCGATTCCGCGTAATCGCCAATTTTTGTTGCCAGCATTCATTGTGCTTGCCTTGTTTTCTTCGATTGCTGATTGGGCAAATTTCTTTTATGCAACATTTGTCCTTACTTTGTCAGATGTTTGGGGGTTGGCAAAGTTCTTTTGGTGGGGTCCGTGTCTTTTTTTGCTGATACCGTTATTGCAAATTTTATTGGAAGTTTTTTTTGCTCGCAAAATTTTGTGGGGAGAACGATTGGAAATTTCGCATTTGACGGCATATGTCATTGCGACTTTGGTAATTGGACTTAATTTTAGCATAAGTGCGTTACAGCTTAAACAGCCCATTCTAGATTTTTCAGTAAAAAAATGGATGTGGCAACTTTGTACTCCTGGGATTATTGGGCATAATTTGTATCTGCAAGAAGATATTAAGGCGGCATTTCCTGTCTGGGAAAAAGAAAAAGCGGTGATTACTGATTTTTCAAAGCCAACGGTTGTTGTGCTCATTGAAAGTTTTGGTGTTAACAAATCTATGGCTTATACGGATTCTTTGCTTGCTCTGTATAAAAATTCAAAAGTTTCCTTTATTGGACTTTTCCCGCGCGATGCGGCTCATACACAGGGGGCTGAATGGGAGGATTTTGGCGCTCCGCAAGGAAGTTTAAATGAAAAAATAGTTCCTCAACAATTTAAAGCAAATGGATTAGAAACATGGTTCCTTCATGGATATGATGGAGATTTCTACGAACGCGATGAGAATTATGATAAATTCGGTTTCGATCACCTTCTTTTTAAAAAAGATTTTGAGGAACGAAATTTTTCGAGTTGTCAATATGGATTTAAAGGTATTTGTGATTCGTCTGTAGCAGTCTTTATAGATTCGTTGCTTGCGGATTCATTGCCTAAATTTATTTATTGGACGACTCTTGATGCCCATCCACCGTATGAATTTGCGAAGATTCGAGAAAAATCGATTGCTTGTGAATCTCTTGCCCTTTCTGACATTGACTGTACTTACTTTACATTACAACAGAATACGGCTCGATATCTGGTTCGACTGGCTCAGAAGTATCCGAATTATCGTTTTGTAATTCGTGGAGATCATCGTCCGATGGGGTCGCTTGAGCAATCGGATTTTGTACAGTCCTTTTATTTTAGATGGGTCCCATTGGTGATTTTGAACTAG
- a CDS encoding type IV pilin protein gives MKKQGFTLIELMVVIVIMGILAAVAVPKLFGMIAKSKASEVGPSAGEYIKLQDAYVAETGVFYGSWELIGFTMPKSSNFDYDGYKGANDKTSITTAKTDAWKATAKSTLNDCPAQSKWHLDIAANSSTGGSVVYNAGLTNKSKCLSLTPNFAAFSSDRATLN, from the coding sequence ATGAAAAAGCAAGGTTTTACCCTTATCGAATTGATGGTCGTGATCGTGATCATGGGCATCTTGGCCGCCGTCGCAGTACCGAAACTGTTCGGCATGATCGCTAAGTCCAAGGCTTCCGAAGTCGGCCCGTCTGCTGGCGAATACATCAAGCTCCAGGACGCTTACGTTGCTGAAACTGGCGTGTTCTATGGTTCTTGGGAACTGATTGGCTTCACGATGCCGAAGTCTTCCAACTTCGACTATGATGGCTATAAGGGCGCTAACGACAAGACCTCCATTACGACAGCTAAGACTGATGCATGGAAGGCTACTGCAAAGTCTACTTTGAATGACTGTCCGGCCCAGAGCAAGTGGCATCTCGACATCGCTGCTAATAGCTCTACTGGCGGCTCCGTTGTCTATAATGCTGGCCTGACCAACAAGTCCAAGTGCCTGTCTCTCACGCCGAACTTTGCTGCGTTCTCTTCTGACAGAGCTACGTTGAACTAA
- a CDS encoding Rpn family recombination-promoting nuclease/putative transposase: MSDNTNHSTKNYIVTNEQGEEFLLPKYAATFRILMDDKDTIRDVLNSLLQLDHDHEIVDLEYEFEKPIDIFMPENDPARLDVWVHTRDNRYLNIEMQNKVHSFFFDRMQLYNSYLTLRGKYEFNRSDYFLGLPEEERRYRYYELPETVSI; the protein is encoded by the coding sequence ATGTCTGACAATACCAATCATTCTACAAAAAACTACATCGTCACGAACGAACAGGGCGAAGAATTTCTGTTGCCCAAATACGCGGCGACTTTCCGCATCCTGATGGACGACAAGGACACAATCCGCGACGTACTCAACAGCCTGCTTCAGCTGGACCATGACCATGAAATTGTTGACCTCGAATATGAATTCGAGAAACCCATCGACATCTTTATGCCCGAAAACGACCCCGCGCGCCTCGACGTCTGGGTACACACCCGGGACAATCGGTATCTCAACATTGAGATGCAGAATAAAGTGCACTCGTTCTTTTTCGACCGCATGCAGCTCTACAATTCGTACCTCACGCTGCGCGGCAAGTACGAGTTTAACCGTTCTGACTATTTCCTGGGCCTGCCGGAAGAAGAACGCCGGTACCGGTACTACGAACTTCCGGAAACGGTATCCATTTAG
- a CDS encoding prepilin-type N-terminal cleavage/methylation domain-containing protein — protein MLIGILKKIGEFCSLKVTKDADRNKRKAGFTLVELMVVIIIVNLLSGVAVPQLTDYIEKTRQKIDLMKLYYLRDALNRALYEDDVFRMDESNSCGSGKNNKDNLRNWLASDNGVTLFIIELHDILPANFQANNTRRINDNQNMCGLLTSDGFWRDALKDAGFGAVADILYARQHSGNNIKSTSTFTAYQTKINNETWWRTFPTKPLFVSRAMNGDSNAAKTGVGGQNRYNFKIRWLNKNEKTHSLEVFVQSAQGSDKGKPFTTRQGVCFSTETGLCN, from the coding sequence ATGCTGATTGGAATTTTAAAGAAAATTGGCGAGTTCTGCTCGCTCAAGGTCACTAAAGACGCTGACCGGAACAAAAGGAAGGCCGGTTTTACCCTCGTTGAATTAATGGTGGTAATCATTATTGTAAACCTGCTTTCAGGCGTTGCAGTGCCCCAGCTCACCGACTACATTGAAAAGACAAGGCAAAAAATTGACCTAATGAAGCTTTATTACCTTCGCGACGCCCTTAACAGAGCCTTGTACGAAGATGACGTATTTCGTATGGACGAATCGAACTCCTGTGGTAGCGGAAAGAACAACAAGGATAATTTACGCAATTGGTTAGCCAGCGATAACGGTGTAACACTGTTTATTATCGAACTGCACGACATTCTCCCAGCCAATTTCCAAGCAAACAACACGCGTAGAATCAACGACAACCAAAATATGTGTGGGCTCCTTACAAGTGACGGATTTTGGAGAGACGCTCTTAAAGACGCCGGATTCGGCGCTGTCGCCGACATTCTCTACGCCAGACAGCACAGCGGCAACAACATCAAATCTACCAGTACTTTCACCGCCTATCAAACTAAAATCAATAACGAAACATGGTGGAGAACGTTCCCCACTAAGCCTCTTTTTGTCAGTAGAGCAATGAACGGAGACTCAAACGCCGCAAAAACCGGAGTCGGCGGACAGAATAGATATAATTTTAAAATTAGATGGTTGAACAAAAACGAAAAGACCCATTCTCTTGAAGTTTTCGTACAGAGCGCCCAGGGCTCAGATAAAGGAAAGCCGTTCACGACGCGTCAAGGAGTCTGTTTTTCGACTGAAACAGGCCTCTGCAATTAG
- a CDS encoding histidine triad nucleotide-binding protein — MSENCLFCKIIKGEIPSKKIYEDDDVFAFYDIVPQAPVHFLVVPKRHISTIMDMQPTDCELVGKMLYRAQIIAKELGIEESGARFVFNCKADAGQTVFHIHLHVLGGQVMGWPPFPAK, encoded by the coding sequence ATGAGTGAAAACTGTCTTTTCTGCAAAATCATCAAGGGTGAAATCCCTTCCAAGAAAATCTACGAAGACGACGACGTGTTCGCCTTCTACGACATTGTCCCGCAGGCCCCGGTGCACTTTCTGGTAGTGCCCAAGCGCCACATTTCGACCATCATGGACATGCAGCCGACTGACTGCGAACTGGTGGGCAAAATGCTTTACCGCGCACAAATTATCGCGAAAGAACTGGGTATCGAAGAATCGGGCGCTCGTTTTGTGTTCAACTGCAAGGCCGACGCAGGCCAGACGGTGTTCCACATTCACCTGCACGTGCTTGGCGGCCAGGTCATGGGTTGGCCTCCGTTCCCTGCTAAGTAA
- a CDS encoding ATP-binding protein gives MNPFKFGTIVEDEFFTDRVNELEQIKQMLDSENHLVLISPRRFGKSSLVAKALQQIGRPSITIDFMKVLNVEDLAAQVLRQVFRLHKFEKVKHFMKHFRVVPTLSYNPMTDGMDVSFVPSVGKSSAMLEDSLELLEKVSSAENRLIVVFDEFQEVNSIDKTLAKQLRAIMQRQKGLNYIFMGSQESMMEEIFEKKKSPFFHFGERMNLKKIPYDDFYRYVESRLPKMPASQKASITEEILKFTDVHPYYTQQLAAAVYNALVYGKITENVVVYAVKRQVEEHSLDYERLWANMNRTDRKVMLSLANKKNPITDRSVPTSTSFSSIKRLLKQGYVIKTVGYELEDPFFGEWILGN, from the coding sequence ATGAATCCTTTTAAATTCGGCACAATCGTAGAAGATGAGTTCTTCACAGACCGCGTGAACGAACTGGAACAAATCAAGCAGATGTTGGATAGCGAGAACCACCTGGTCTTGATATCTCCCCGTCGATTTGGCAAGAGTAGCCTGGTGGCAAAGGCCTTGCAACAAATCGGTCGCCCGTCCATTACTATTGATTTCATGAAGGTCTTGAATGTAGAGGATTTGGCAGCACAAGTTTTGCGTCAGGTGTTCCGTCTTCATAAGTTTGAGAAGGTAAAACATTTCATGAAACATTTCCGCGTCGTGCCCACACTCTCTTATAATCCGATGACAGATGGCATGGACGTGAGTTTTGTCCCCTCAGTGGGCAAATCTTCTGCGATGTTGGAAGACTCCTTGGAATTGTTGGAGAAGGTGTCTTCTGCTGAGAATCGCCTCATTGTGGTGTTCGATGAATTCCAAGAGGTGAACTCCATTGACAAGACGCTGGCGAAGCAGCTGCGTGCCATTATGCAACGGCAGAAGGGGCTGAACTATATATTCATGGGGAGTCAAGAGTCCATGATGGAGGAAATTTTCGAGAAGAAAAAGTCCCCGTTCTTCCATTTTGGTGAACGCATGAATTTGAAGAAAATTCCGTACGACGATTTTTATCGCTATGTCGAAAGTCGCCTGCCAAAGATGCCCGCTTCGCAGAAGGCTTCCATCACCGAAGAAATTCTCAAGTTTACGGATGTTCACCCCTACTACACGCAACAGCTGGCTGCTGCAGTTTATAACGCTTTGGTGTATGGCAAGATAACGGAAAATGTCGTCGTCTATGCCGTAAAGAGGCAGGTGGAGGAACATTCCCTGGACTACGAACGTCTTTGGGCGAACATGAACCGTACCGATCGCAAGGTGATGCTCTCGCTTGCCAACAAGAAAAACCCCATAACAGACAGGTCTGTACCCACTAGCACCTCGTTCAGTTCTATCAAACGCCTGTTGAAGCAGGGGTACGTAATCAAAACAGTCGGCTATGAACTTGAAGACCCGTTCTTCGGTGAGTGGATATTGGGAAATTGA
- the recO gene encoding DNA repair protein RecO: MIKTQAIVLHRFAYSDSSFIVKALTEECGVVSFIIKGAKRKESPFKGALDPLALSEVVFRQNPAKELQFIKEASIVNWHAHLRASLMDLAIAQVMAEIVLRYAPPATPIPEEFALLKQALAEFDSPAASEKDQSSADSVFSRWLLDICDLWGYHLELGVCNRCEKVLTEPAADFFPESGALICKQCQGVQSARARAETLQGLWELNLTQNNPEQALQKLTGRVFVENALLSYLRNHIGFLKEIHSLSWLQEVRKLCSAQST, translated from the coding sequence ATGATCAAAACTCAGGCGATAGTGCTGCACCGGTTTGCGTACAGCGACTCGAGCTTTATAGTGAAAGCGCTCACGGAAGAGTGTGGCGTGGTGAGTTTTATTATCAAGGGCGCTAAGCGCAAGGAGTCTCCCTTTAAAGGGGCGCTCGACCCGCTCGCCCTTTCAGAGGTGGTGTTCCGGCAAAACCCGGCCAAGGAGTTGCAGTTCATTAAAGAGGCGTCTATCGTGAACTGGCATGCGCACTTGCGGGCGTCGCTGATGGACTTGGCGATTGCGCAGGTGATGGCTGAGATTGTGCTGCGTTACGCGCCACCGGCCACTCCGATTCCCGAGGAGTTCGCCTTGCTAAAGCAGGCGCTTGCGGAGTTCGACTCGCCCGCTGCAAGTGAGAAGGATCAATCATCCGCCGACTCGGTATTCAGCCGCTGGTTGCTGGACATTTGCGACTTGTGGGGCTACCACCTGGAACTTGGCGTGTGCAACCGCTGTGAAAAGGTGCTTACGGAACCCGCAGCGGACTTTTTCCCGGAATCGGGCGCGCTCATTTGCAAGCAGTGCCAGGGTGTACAGAGCGCACGTGCCCGCGCAGAGACATTGCAGGGACTCTGGGAACTGAATTTAACGCAAAACAACCCCGAGCAGGCGCTACAAAAACTCACGGGGCGCGTCTTTGTGGAGAATGCTTTGCTATCTTATCTGCGCAATCACATCGGATTCCTGAAAGAAATCCATTCCCTTTCATGGCTACAGGAGGTTCGTAAATTATGCTCAGCCCAATCGACATAA
- the panB gene encoding 3-methyl-2-oxobutanoate hydroxymethyltransferase translates to MLSPIDIKNKKAKGEKVSMITAYDYAFAQMAEAAGVDQILVGDSLANTMLGYKSTREIGMNEMLIFVAAVCRGAPNTHVVADMPYLSDKDPQTAYDNARRFMDVGASCVKIEGTPTGVHEYLLNHDIPICAHLGLLPQTAENFKQKGRTEEEAAAIIKAAKYVDDLGCFEIVLEHIPEELGTKITGMVNAVTIGIGGGKFTDGQVLVMHDALGMHPRKLPPFATKFVDMYSLGVEGFRKYIDSVQSSGK, encoded by the coding sequence ATGCTCAGCCCAATCGACATAAAGAACAAGAAAGCTAAAGGCGAAAAAGTTTCAATGATTACTGCCTACGACTACGCTTTTGCCCAGATGGCAGAGGCGGCAGGCGTGGACCAGATTTTGGTAGGCGACAGCCTTGCAAACACGATGCTCGGCTACAAGAGCACTCGCGAAATCGGCATGAACGAGATGCTGATTTTTGTGGCGGCGGTTTGCCGCGGGGCACCGAACACCCACGTGGTGGCCGACATGCCCTACTTGAGCGACAAGGATCCGCAAACGGCCTACGATAACGCTCGCCGCTTTATGGACGTGGGAGCTTCTTGTGTAAAAATCGAGGGCACCCCCACGGGCGTGCACGAATATTTGCTGAACCACGACATTCCTATTTGTGCGCACCTCGGACTTTTGCCGCAGACGGCCGAAAACTTTAAGCAGAAGGGCCGCACCGAAGAAGAAGCGGCCGCAATCATCAAGGCGGCCAAGTACGTAGACGACCTGGGCTGTTTCGAGATTGTGCTGGAACACATTCCCGAAGAGCTCGGCACCAAGATTACCGGCATGGTGAACGCGGTGACGATCGGTATTGGCGGCGGAAAGTTCACCGACGGTCAAGTGCTCGTGATGCACGACGCCTTGGGCATGCACCCGCGCAAGCTGCCACCGTTCGCAACGAAGTTCGTCGACATGTATAGTCTTGGTGTCGAAGGATTCAGGAAGTATATAGATAGCGTGCAAAGCTCAGGAAAGTAA
- a CDS encoding histone H1, protein MATTKTAKKPAAKKPAAKKPAAAKKPAAAKKPAAAKKPAAKKPAAKKPAAAKKPAAAKKPAAKKPAAAKKPAAAKKPAAAKKPAAAKKPAAAKKPAAKKPAAKKAAKK, encoded by the coding sequence ATGGCTACTACAAAGACTGCAAAGAAGCCGGCTGCTAAGAAGCCCGCTGCTAAGAAACCCGCTGCCGCTAAGAAGCCGGCCGCTGCTAAGAAGCCCGCTGCTGCTAAGAAGCCGGCTGCTAAGAAGCCCGCCGCCAAGAAGCCGGCCGCCGCTAAGAAGCCTGCTGCTGCAAAGAAGCCCGCCGCCAAGAAGCCGGCCGCCGCTAAGAAGCCCGCTGCTGCAAAGAAGCCGGCCGCTGCTAAGAAGCCGGCCGCTGCTAAGAAGCCCGCTGCTGCAAAGAAGCCGGCCGCTAAGAAGCCCGCTGCTAAGAAGGCTGCAAAGAAGTAA
- a CDS encoding phosphatase, whose product MDNKLVATVDIGSHSCILLIAAFEEGMLVPKLQKVEVCRLGEDIYEHGAITEKRIKELEAIMTKFRMDLHALGANLKAAVMTEAMRNAENPDEVIAAVEKALWIKPRIISGEEEGKLTYRSVKEWHGEGLVTIDIGGGSTELSNGDNTFSIPVGALKMFKAMGPIPGPEYKKFVKETFKEVSFKGMTKKPVYLIGGTGTALAMVYLNKQQFDYKAIEGLELSISDLDAITTRISNLSKELRAMLPGLENGRHEVIICGLFWLKSLLEKLRVETFKISTAGLRFGLLYEDKKADAGKS is encoded by the coding sequence ATGGATAACAAACTGGTTGCCACAGTCGACATCGGGAGCCACAGCTGCATTCTCTTGATTGCGGCGTTTGAGGAGGGGATGCTAGTTCCCAAGCTCCAGAAAGTCGAAGTCTGCCGACTGGGCGAAGACATTTACGAACACGGCGCCATTACCGAAAAACGAATCAAGGAACTGGAAGCCATCATGACGAAGTTCCGCATGGATTTGCACGCCTTGGGTGCAAACCTCAAAGCCGCCGTGATGACCGAAGCCATGCGCAACGCTGAGAACCCGGACGAAGTCATTGCCGCAGTCGAAAAAGCCTTATGGATCAAGCCGCGAATTATCAGTGGCGAAGAAGAAGGCAAGCTCACCTACCGCTCGGTCAAGGAATGGCACGGCGAAGGCCTCGTCACGATTGACATCGGTGGCGGTTCGACCGAACTCAGCAATGGGGACAATACGTTCTCGATTCCGGTGGGCGCCCTCAAGATGTTCAAGGCCATGGGCCCGATTCCTGGCCCGGAATACAAGAAGTTCGTGAAGGAAACCTTCAAGGAAGTCAGCTTCAAGGGCATGACCAAGAAGCCGGTTTACCTGATTGGCGGCACGGGCACTGCCCTCGCCATGGTCTACCTGAACAAGCAACAGTTCGACTATAAGGCCATCGAAGGTTTGGAACTTTCGATCAGCGACTTGGACGCTATCACTACGCGTATTTCCAACTTGTCCAAGGAACTCCGCGCCATGCTCCCGGGCCTGGAAAACGGCCGACACGAAGTCATTATTTGCGGGCTTTTCTGGCTCAAGTCGCTCTTGGAGAAGCTCCGCGTCGAAACATTTAAAATCAGCACTGCGGGTCTTAGGTTCGGACTGCTTTATGAGGATAAAAAAGCTGATGCCGGAAAAAGCTGA
- a CDS encoding pseudouridine synthase, whose amino-acid sequence MRINKYISLCGIASRRAADTLIEEGRVQVNGEVIKDLGHQVDENADEILVDGKPAKLPRKTTTIMFHKPAGCVCTKTDPQGRRTVYDYLPPAYQSLKYVGRLDLQSRGLLLFTDDGELLHRLTHPSYEIPRSYYVWTDRPLSEHAAQKLVDGVDIREEGAEQEEIAFATDIYLEKGFAELVLIEGKNREIRRMMRAVGYEIRDLKRVSYCKLTLGDLPAGEFRELTADELNKIRQAVHV is encoded by the coding sequence ATGCGTATCAACAAATACATCTCTCTCTGTGGAATTGCGAGCCGTCGCGCCGCCGACACCTTGATTGAAGAAGGCCGCGTGCAGGTGAATGGCGAAGTCATTAAGGACCTCGGCCACCAGGTTGACGAAAACGCCGACGAAATCCTAGTCGACGGCAAGCCCGCCAAGCTCCCCCGCAAGACGACGACCATCATGTTCCACAAGCCGGCCGGCTGCGTTTGCACCAAGACCGACCCGCAGGGCCGCCGCACCGTGTACGACTACTTGCCGCCCGCCTACCAGAGCCTTAAGTATGTGGGCCGCCTGGACTTGCAGAGCCGCGGACTGTTGCTATTTACCGACGATGGCGAACTCTTGCACCGACTCACGCACCCGAGCTACGAAATTCCGCGCAGCTACTACGTGTGGACAGACCGCCCGCTCAGCGAGCACGCCGCGCAAAAGCTGGTGGACGGCGTAGACATCCGCGAAGAAGGCGCCGAGCAAGAAGAAATCGCATTCGCCACCGACATTTATTTGGAAAAAGGATTCGCCGAACTCGTGCTGATCGAAGGCAAGAACCGCGAAATCCGTCGCATGATGCGCGCCGTAGGCTACGAAATTCGCGACCTCAAACGCGTGAGTTACTGCAAACTCACCTTGGGCGACTTGCCCGCCGGTGAATTCCGCGAACTCACCGCCGACGAACTCAACAAAATCCGCCAGGCAGTTCACGTTTAG
- a CDS encoding metallophosphoesterase, with translation MNSRTLYIGDVHGCADELEHIVDAFGFVRGKDTLYQTGDIINKGPDMLRALQFVKDNGILTVRGNHEEHLIRALELPESGWTEKQRARFAKLPMETWHAIAAEVSTWPLWRDTPHALLVHAGLEPGKVRLEDMDREVILSVRYWNDRPWFEQINWNKTVVFGHWAKMGFVNRPGFIGLDAGCVYGKKLMAWCPEEDKFYEVPAAREYSPVKDKAKTAIDAPCIVPGDQLPEAKQPKTFEDIKAKIASGDITLADDSEHAKEIRKASPSVAAEWAGYI, from the coding sequence ATGAATAGTAGGACTCTTTATATCGGTGATGTGCATGGTTGCGCGGATGAACTCGAGCACATTGTAGACGCATTCGGTTTTGTGCGCGGCAAAGACACCTTGTACCAGACGGGCGATATCATCAACAAGGGCCCCGACATGTTGCGGGCACTGCAGTTCGTGAAAGACAACGGTATTCTCACCGTGCGCGGCAACCACGAAGAGCATTTGATTCGCGCACTGGAACTGCCCGAAAGCGGCTGGACCGAAAAGCAACGCGCCCGCTTCGCGAAGCTCCCGATGGAAACCTGGCACGCCATTGCCGCCGAGGTAAGCACCTGGCCCCTGTGGCGCGACACTCCACACGCGCTGCTGGTTCACGCCGGTTTGGAACCGGGCAAGGTCAGACTAGAGGACATGGACCGGGAAGTTATTTTGTCCGTAAGATACTGGAACGACCGTCCGTGGTTTGAACAAATTAATTGGAACAAAACGGTCGTTTTCGGACATTGGGCCAAGATGGGATTCGTGAACCGCCCCGGATTCATTGGGCTTGACGCGGGTTGCGTTTACGGCAAAAAGCTGATGGCCTGGTGCCCCGAAGAAGACAAATTCTACGAAGTGCCCGCCGCCCGCGAATATTCGCCGGTCAAAGACAAGGCGAAAACCGCCATCGATGCACCTTGCATTGTGCCGGGCGATCAACTGCCCGAAGCCAAGCAGCCCAAAACATTCGAAGATATCAAGGCAAAAATTGCAAGCGGCGACATCACACTCGCCGACGACAGCGAACACGCCAAAGAAATCCGCAAAGCCTCGCCCAGCGTTGCCGCCGAGTGGGCCGGGTACATTTAA
- a CDS encoding toxin-antitoxin system YwqK family antitoxin: MKALISLCISLCGLCSIALAQNSPAVALDTIKEFYADNSLSRIYTVQKGTDVREGIAYSYHPNGKIAIEAPYKNGKLDGVFRSYYDNGKLWQTVGYKDGIEEGFTTVYFENGMKKSRESYKNGILDGLTEEWDDKGTLRRKLPYVRGHLHGVAKVFDELGSLKEEMTLEHGLRHGTYRRYSKGLKVLEAVFEQNRCVKNCDF; encoded by the coding sequence ATGAAAGCGTTGATTTCGTTGTGTATTTCTCTATGCGGGCTTTGCTCGATTGCGCTGGCGCAAAATTCGCCGGCGGTGGCGCTTGATACGATAAAAGAATTTTACGCAGACAATTCGCTGTCCCGCATCTATACGGTGCAGAAGGGAACAGATGTCCGCGAGGGTATAGCTTATAGTTATCACCCGAACGGCAAAATCGCAATCGAGGCTCCGTACAAAAACGGCAAACTCGACGGCGTGTTCAGGAGTTATTACGACAACGGAAAACTTTGGCAAACCGTTGGTTACAAAGATGGCATCGAAGAAGGGTTCACGACAGTCTACTTCGAAAACGGAATGAAAAAATCCCGTGAATCCTACAAGAACGGAATCTTGGATGGCCTCACCGAAGAGTGGGACGACAAGGGAACTCTTCGACGTAAACTGCCGTATGTGCGTGGGCATCTGCACGGCGTTGCAAAAGTTTTCGACGAACTAGGTAGCCTCAAAGAAGAAATGACTTTGGAGCATGGGCTTCGGCACGGAACGTACCGCCGCTATAGCAAAGGCTTGAAAGTTCTTGAAGCTGTATTCGAACAGAACCGCTGCGTTAAAAACTGCGACTTTTAA